In the Bradyrhizobium guangzhouense genome, one interval contains:
- the phnF gene encoding phosphonate metabolism transcriptional regulator PhnF, which translates to MSMQDTASSGVALWRLVADGIERGIADGRFAAGDKLPGEMEIAETYRVNRHTVRRALAALAERGIVRAERGSGTYVEAQKLAYPLRSRTRFSEIVGAEGREPHGRLIEASDDVATRELARELGLKTGAPLVRIEAIRLADRTPICVSTTWLSAERFPGAGTVFSATRSMTKMLEHYGIRDYRRGATRITAGIVDATDAARLDLPLGRPILVVDATDLDLEGRPLVTKHSRFAAERVEFLVEP; encoded by the coding sequence ATGAGTATGCAGGACACCGCCTCTTCAGGCGTCGCGCTGTGGCGCCTCGTTGCCGACGGCATCGAGCGCGGCATCGCGGACGGCCGTTTTGCCGCCGGCGACAAATTGCCGGGCGAGATGGAGATCGCCGAAACCTATCGCGTCAACAGGCATACCGTGCGGCGGGCGCTCGCAGCCCTTGCCGAGCGCGGCATCGTGCGCGCCGAGCGCGGCAGCGGAACCTATGTCGAGGCGCAGAAGCTCGCTTATCCGTTGCGCTCGCGCACACGCTTTTCGGAGATCGTCGGCGCCGAAGGCCGCGAGCCGCATGGCCGGTTGATCGAGGCGTCAGACGATGTCGCAACCCGCGAGCTTGCACGGGAATTGGGATTGAAGACCGGTGCGCCGCTGGTGCGGATCGAGGCGATCCGCCTCGCCGATCGCACGCCGATCTGCGTCTCCACCACCTGGCTGTCGGCAGAGCGGTTTCCGGGCGCCGGCACGGTGTTTTCAGCCACGCGGTCCATGACGAAAATGCTCGAGCATTACGGGATCCGCGACTATCGCCGCGGTGCCACCCGGATCACCGCCGGCATCGTCGATGCGACCGACGCCGCAAGGCTCGACCTGCCGCTCGGGCGGCCGATCCTGGTGGTCGATGCGACGGACCTCGATCTCGAGGGCAGGCCGCTGGTGACGAAGCATTCGCGCTTTGCGGCGGAAAGGGTGGAGTTTTTGGTGGAGCCGTAG
- the phnL gene encoding phosphonate C-P lyase system protein PhnL: MTAMIDIADASKTFTMHLQGGIELPVVRGVTFQVQPGECVVLSGPSGAGKSSILKMIFGNYRCDSGRIGIRHRGTLIDLATAEPRQVLNVRRATIGYVSQFLRAVPRVATIDVVAEPLIAGGMTRADAQARAGELLHRLNIPERLWQLPPATFSGGEQQRVNIARGFISDLPILLLDEPTASLDAANRAVVVELVAEKKRQGVAMVAIVHDDEIRHLIADRIVDVTSFAAAA; the protein is encoded by the coding sequence ATGACCGCCATGATCGACATCGCCGACGCCAGCAAGACCTTTACGATGCACCTGCAAGGCGGCATCGAACTGCCGGTCGTACGGGGCGTGACCTTTCAGGTCCAGCCGGGCGAGTGCGTCGTGCTATCGGGGCCGTCAGGCGCCGGCAAATCGTCGATCCTGAAGATGATCTTTGGCAATTACCGCTGTGACTCCGGCCGCATCGGCATCCGCCACCGCGGCACGCTGATCGACCTCGCCACCGCCGAGCCGCGGCAGGTCCTCAATGTACGCCGAGCGACCATCGGCTATGTCAGCCAGTTTTTGCGGGCGGTACCGCGCGTTGCCACCATTGACGTCGTCGCCGAACCTCTGATCGCTGGCGGCATGACCCGCGCAGATGCGCAGGCGCGCGCCGGCGAGCTGCTGCATCGCCTCAACATCCCCGAGCGGCTCTGGCAGCTTCCGCCTGCGACCTTCTCCGGCGGCGAGCAGCAGCGCGTCAACATCGCGCGCGGCTTCATCTCGGACCTGCCGATCCTGCTGCTGGACGAGCCGACCGCGTCGCTCGACGCCGCCAACCGCGCCGTGGTGGTCGAACTGGTCGCCGAGAAGAAACGCCAGGGCGTTGCCATGGTCGCGATTGTCCATGACGATGAAATCCGCCATTTGATTGCCGACCGCATCGTCGACGTCACCAGCTTTGCCGCCGCGGCTTGA
- a CDS encoding alpha-D-ribose 1-methylphosphonate 5-triphosphate diphosphatase, whose protein sequence is MKPKDTVIANARIVLADRVIEQGWLGLADGRIAEIGEGRAPTGAEDAGGDLLMPGLIELHTDHLEAHYVPRPKVFWNPVAAVISYDGQLATSGITTVFDSLRVWREDGAEEVDGRAGVLAAAITTARDSNLLRADHFLHLRCEIPMPSVVEEAKELIDRPDVKLMSLMDHTPGQRQFRDEVKLRDYYRGKGGGMTDAQLDELFARRFDYQKKYAAANMREIVALAHQYRIPLASHDDTTEENVVDAIRDGVAVAEFPTTIEAARGLHQAGIDILMGAPNVVRGGSHSGNIAAVDLAREGLLDILSSDYIPSSLLMGALQLPEHAPSISLPAAVRTVTKAPADAVGLTDRGEIAIGKRADLIRVHVAGSVPVVRSVWREGGRVA, encoded by the coding sequence ATGAAGCCGAAGGATACCGTCATCGCCAACGCCAGGATCGTGCTGGCTGACCGGGTGATCGAACAGGGCTGGCTCGGGCTTGCGGATGGACGCATTGCCGAGATCGGGGAGGGCAGGGCGCCGACCGGGGCCGAGGATGCCGGCGGCGATCTCCTCATGCCCGGCCTGATCGAGCTGCACACCGACCATCTCGAAGCGCACTATGTGCCGCGCCCAAAGGTGTTCTGGAATCCGGTCGCTGCCGTCATCTCCTATGACGGCCAGCTCGCCACTTCGGGCATCACCACCGTGTTCGATTCGCTCCGGGTCTGGCGCGAGGACGGCGCCGAGGAGGTCGATGGCCGCGCCGGCGTGCTTGCCGCCGCCATCACCACCGCGCGCGATTCGAACCTGCTGCGCGCCGATCACTTCCTGCACCTGCGCTGCGAAATCCCGATGCCGAGCGTCGTCGAGGAAGCCAAGGAGCTGATCGACCGTCCCGACGTCAAGCTGATGTCGCTCATGGACCACACTCCCGGCCAGCGCCAGTTCCGCGATGAGGTCAAGCTGCGCGACTATTACCGTGGCAAGGGCGGCGGCATGACCGATGCCCAGCTCGACGAGCTGTTTGCGAGGCGTTTCGATTACCAGAAGAAGTATGCCGCGGCCAACATGCGCGAGATCGTGGCGCTGGCGCATCAGTACAGGATTCCGCTGGCGAGCCATGACGACACCACCGAGGAGAACGTTGTGGACGCCATCCGTGACGGCGTGGCGGTGGCGGAGTTCCCGACCACGATCGAGGCCGCACGCGGCCTGCATCAGGCCGGCATCGACATCCTGATGGGCGCGCCCAACGTGGTGCGCGGCGGCTCGCATTCCGGCAACATCGCCGCGGTCGATCTCGCCCGCGAAGGTCTGCTCGATATCCTCTCGTCGGACTACATCCCGTCGAGCCTCTTGATGGGCGCGCTACAACTGCCCGAGCATGCGCCCTCGATCAGCCTGCCGGCGGCCGTTCGCACCGTGACCAAGGCGCCGGCCGATGCGGTCGGCCTCACCGATCGCGGCGAGATCGCAATCGGCAAGCGGGCCGATCTGATCCGCGTGCATGTCGCCGGCAGCGTTCCCGTGGTGCGCAGCGTCTGGCGCGAAGGGGGCCGCGTCGCATGA
- the phnK gene encoding phosphonate C-P lyase system protein PhnK, translating to MAEQDLLETDQPLLIADGLSKSYGRIVACRDVSFSLYPGEVLAIVGESGSGKSTLLQMLSGQLAASGGQVSYRMRDGVTRDLAALGEAERRLLFRTDWGFVHQDPAQGLRMAVSAGANVGERLMAVGWNHYGRIRESASDWLTRVEIDVARIDDAPRTYSGGMRQRLQIARNLVTGPRLVFMDEPTGGLDVSVQARLLDLLRNLVAELHLAVVIVTHDLAVARLLSHRVMVMKGGRVIETGLTDQVLDDPREPYTQLLVSSILPP from the coding sequence ATGGCTGAGCAGGATCTTCTGGAAACCGATCAGCCGCTGCTGATCGCTGACGGCCTCAGCAAGTCCTACGGCCGCATCGTGGCCTGCCGTGACGTGTCCTTCTCGCTCTATCCCGGCGAGGTGCTGGCGATCGTCGGTGAATCCGGCTCCGGCAAGTCGACGCTGTTGCAGATGCTGTCGGGCCAGCTCGCCGCCAGCGGCGGGCAGGTGTCCTACCGCATGCGCGATGGTGTCACCCGCGATCTTGCCGCGCTCGGCGAGGCCGAGCGGCGCCTGCTGTTCCGCACCGACTGGGGCTTCGTGCACCAGGATCCGGCACAGGGGCTGCGCATGGCGGTCTCGGCCGGCGCCAATGTCGGAGAGCGGTTGATGGCCGTGGGCTGGAACCATTACGGCCGGATTCGCGAGTCCGCTTCCGACTGGCTGACGCGGGTCGAGATCGACGTCGCGCGCATCGACGATGCGCCGCGCACCTATTCCGGCGGCATGCGCCAGCGCCTGCAAATCGCGCGTAACCTCGTCACAGGCCCGCGGCTGGTGTTCATGGACGAGCCGACCGGCGGACTTGATGTGTCGGTTCAGGCCCGCCTGCTCGACCTCTTGCGTAATCTCGTCGCTGAATTGCATCTCGCAGTCGTCATCGTGACCCACGATCTCGCGGTCGCGCGCCTCCTCTCGCATCGCGTGATGGTGATGAAAGGCGGCCGCGTCATCGAGACAGGTCTCACCGACCAGGTGCTGGACGATCCGCGCGAGCCCTATACCCAGCTCCTCGTCTCCTCGATTCTGCCGCCATGA
- a CDS encoding alpha/beta fold hydrolase, translating to MKLSVDGAEVFAATGGREFDKSLPTVVFLHGAGFDHSTWALHTRWFAHHGFGVLAPDLPGHGRSAGPSLESIAEMADWTAALLGAAGATKAHLIGHSMGSLISLETAARHPDKVSALSLIGTAATMTVGPDLLKAAEANSQDANDMVSIWGLGFKAELGGSLAPGLWMHGGAQAVLQACEPGVLFRDLSACNAYANAFAAAASVKVPTTLILGERDMMTPAKAGKALAAAIPHAKTVVVPGAGHMIMAERPDELLAALKG from the coding sequence ATGAAGCTTTCCGTTGATGGCGCCGAGGTATTTGCCGCAACCGGCGGCCGCGAATTCGACAAATCCCTGCCAACGGTCGTCTTCCTTCATGGCGCCGGCTTCGATCATTCGACCTGGGCGCTGCATACCCGCTGGTTCGCCCATCACGGCTTCGGCGTGCTGGCGCCTGACCTGCCCGGCCACGGCCGCTCGGCCGGTCCGTCGCTGGAAAGCATCGCGGAGATGGCGGATTGGACTGCGGCGCTGCTCGGCGCGGCGGGCGCGACCAAGGCGCATCTGATCGGCCATTCCATGGGATCACTGATCTCGCTGGAGACAGCGGCGCGCCACCCCGACAAGGTCTCGGCGCTGAGCCTGATCGGTACGGCGGCGACCATGACGGTCGGGCCGGATCTGCTGAAGGCCGCCGAAGCCAATTCGCAGGATGCCAACGACATGGTCTCGATCTGGGGCCTCGGCTTCAAGGCCGAGCTCGGCGGCAGCCTCGCGCCCGGCCTGTGGATGCATGGTGGCGCACAGGCCGTGCTGCAAGCTTGCGAGCCGGGCGTGCTGTTCAGGGATTTGTCGGCCTGCAATGCTTACGCAAACGCGTTTGCCGCGGCCGCGAGCGTCAAGGTGCCGACGACCCTGATCCTCGGCGAGCGGGACATGATGACCCCCGCAAAGGCCGGCAAGGCGCTTGCGGCGGCGATCCCGCACGCCAAGACCGTCGTGGTGCCGGGCGCCGGCCACATGATCATGGCCGAGCGCCCCGATGAATTGCTCGCCGCATTGAAGGGCTGA
- the phnN gene encoding phosphonate metabolism protein/1,5-bisphosphokinase (PRPP-forming) PhnN: MSEVATMAQDKAGAIGPGRLVLVVGPSGAGKDTLLRLAQAACAGDRDIVFPRRVVTRASSADEDNIAVSPDEFARAREHGDFAVHWDAHGHSYALPREINDDIRAGRVVVVNVSRTVISALRQAYANVVVVAITAPPDVLAQRLAARARNSDGNIGDRLARSVDDAAANADVTILNAGSAEYHSRQLLRVIRNEDWQ, translated from the coding sequence ATGAGCGAGGTCGCGACCATGGCGCAGGACAAGGCGGGTGCGATTGGTCCCGGCCGGCTCGTGCTCGTGGTCGGGCCGAGCGGTGCCGGCAAGGATACGCTACTGCGGCTGGCGCAGGCGGCGTGCGCCGGCGATCGCGACATCGTCTTTCCGCGCCGCGTCGTGACGCGTGCATCCTCCGCCGACGAGGACAACATCGCGGTGAGCCCGGATGAATTCGCCCGCGCCCGCGAGCACGGCGATTTCGCCGTGCATTGGGATGCGCATGGACATTCCTACGCGCTGCCGCGCGAGATCAACGACGATATCCGTGCCGGGCGCGTCGTCGTCGTCAACGTCTCGCGCACCGTGATTTCCGCCTTGCGCCAGGCCTATGCCAACGTCGTCGTGGTCGCCATCACGGCGCCGCCGGACGTGCTGGCGCAGCGACTCGCCGCGCGGGCGCGGAACAGCGACGGCAATATCGGTGACCGGCTCGCGCGCAGCGTCGACGACGCAGCGGCCAATGCCGATGTCACCATCCTCAACGCCGGCAGCGCGGAGTATCACAGCCGTCAGCTCCTGCGCGTGATCAGGAATGAAGACTGGCAGTAG
- a CDS encoding pyridoxamine 5'-phosphate oxidase family protein: protein MSVIETVEQLEAIYGATNDASTVKVADHVTPLYRIFIEKAPFAALATIGPEGIDCSPRGDLPGFVRIHDPKTLMLPDRRGNNRVDSLRNIVRDPRVSLMFLIPGSGNAVRANGRAHLSVDPELLASFKVEGKAPRSVMVMNVDEIYFQCARAIVRADLWNPDKRIDPKTLPTPGQILAEMSQNKVGGAEYDRIWPERAAATMW from the coding sequence ATGTCGGTGATCGAAACGGTCGAACAGCTGGAAGCCATCTACGGCGCCACCAACGACGCCTCGACCGTCAAGGTGGCGGACCACGTCACCCCGCTCTACCGCATCTTCATCGAGAAGGCGCCCTTTGCGGCGCTCGCCACCATCGGGCCTGAGGGCATTGATTGCTCGCCGCGCGGCGATCTGCCCGGCTTCGTCCGCATCCACGATCCCAAGACGCTGATGCTGCCGGATCGCCGCGGCAACAACCGGGTCGACTCCTTGCGCAACATCGTGCGTGACCCCCGCGTGTCGCTGATGTTCCTGATCCCCGGCTCCGGCAACGCGGTCCGCGCCAACGGCCGGGCGCATCTCTCCGTCGATCCCGAGCTGCTGGCGTCGTTCAAGGTCGAAGGCAAGGCGCCCCGCAGTGTCATGGTGATGAATGTGGACGAGATCTACTTTCAATGCGCCCGCGCCATCGTCCGCGCCGACCTCTGGAATCCCGACAAGCGCATCGACCCGAAGACTTTGCCGACGCCGGGGCAGATTCTCGCCGAGATGAGCCAGAACAAGGTCGGCGGCGCCGAGTATGACCGCATCTGGCCGGAGCGCGCTGCGGCGACCATGTGGTGA
- the phnE gene encoding phosphonate ABC transporter, permease protein PhnE, with the protein MGARPAVRQGGADLSKPQDVNTAELRARYPDVFDRPASSRLATPAMLAAALAIFVFGLVDLDFSPSRFIAGLSQLGWISMMMMPPDPGSSLPLYLQALGETLSIALLGTTLAALLALPVSLLAARNIVPHIVRFPVRRFLDSIRGVDTLIWALVWINVVGLGPFAGVLAIAVSDFGAFGKLFSEAIEGADQKQVEGIRASGGSALHEIRFGLMPQVLPVIAGQVLYFIESNTRSATIIGIVGAGGIGLQLAEQIRVLEWQKVSFLILMILVAVAAIDFISGKLRFAIIGKRAVA; encoded by the coding sequence CTGGGTGCGCGCCCGGCTGTTCGGCAGGGAGGCGCGGACTTGAGTAAGCCGCAGGACGTGAACACCGCGGAACTTCGCGCGCGCTACCCTGACGTCTTCGACCGCCCGGCGTCGTCGCGCCTGGCGACGCCCGCGATGCTCGCGGCGGCGCTTGCGATTTTCGTGTTCGGCCTGGTCGATCTCGACTTCTCGCCGTCGCGTTTTATCGCTGGGCTGAGCCAGCTCGGCTGGATCAGTATGATGATGATGCCGCCCGATCCCGGCTCGTCGCTGCCGCTCTATCTGCAGGCACTGGGAGAGACGCTGTCGATCGCGCTGCTCGGCACCACGCTCGCCGCCCTGCTGGCGCTGCCGGTCAGCCTGCTGGCAGCCCGCAATATCGTGCCTCACATCGTCCGCTTCCCGGTGCGGCGGTTCCTCGATTCGATCCGCGGCGTCGATACGCTGATCTGGGCGCTGGTCTGGATCAACGTCGTAGGGCTCGGTCCGTTCGCCGGCGTGCTCGCGATTGCCGTGTCGGATTTCGGCGCATTCGGAAAACTGTTCTCGGAGGCGATCGAGGGCGCGGACCAGAAGCAGGTCGAAGGCATTCGCGCCTCGGGCGGCAGCGCGCTGCACGAGATCCGCTTCGGCCTGATGCCGCAGGTGTTGCCCGTCATCGCCGGTCAGGTGCTCTATTTCATCGAATCGAACACGCGCTCGGCCACCATCATCGGCATCGTCGGCGCCGGCGGCATCGGTCTCCAGCTCGCCGAGCAAATCCGCGTGCTGGAATGGCAGAAGGTGTCGTTCCTGATCCTGATGATCCTGGTCGCCGTCGCCGCGATCGATTTCATCTCGGGCAAGCTGCGGTTTGCGATCATTGGCAAGCGGGCGGTGGCATGA
- a CDS encoding SDR family NAD(P)-dependent oxidoreductase: MADDLKGRVALVTGGSRGIGAAVCRALAAAGAAVAINCRERISQAEKLAGELGEQGGRAIVAAADVSQRDAVADMVERVTAGLGPIDILVNNAGIAITRGVDDLTEDDFDRTILVNLKSAFLCTQAVLPAMRARKWGRIVNVSSGAARGAGSIGPHYNASKAGMEGLTRGYAARLVKEGITVNAVAPSLIETDMMSGQPQLISRIPLGRFGTADEVAKAVMLLVDNAYMTGQTIALSGGMAFN; encoded by the coding sequence ATGGCGGACGACCTGAAAGGGCGCGTAGCGCTTGTCACGGGCGGCTCGCGCGGCATTGGCGCCGCGGTCTGTCGCGCCCTCGCCGCCGCAGGCGCTGCGGTGGCGATCAACTGCCGCGAGAGGATCAGCCAGGCCGAGAAGCTGGCGGGCGAGCTCGGCGAGCAGGGCGGACGCGCGATCGTCGCCGCCGCAGACGTCTCTCAGCGGGACGCCGTGGCCGATATGGTGGAGCGCGTCACGGCCGGGCTCGGGCCCATCGACATCCTCGTCAACAATGCCGGCATCGCCATCACCCGCGGTGTCGACGATCTCACCGAGGACGATTTCGACCGCACCATCCTGGTCAATCTGAAATCCGCCTTCCTCTGCACCCAGGCGGTGCTGCCGGCGATGCGCGCGCGGAAGTGGGGCCGCATCGTCAACGTCTCCTCGGGCGCGGCCCGAGGCGCCGGTTCGATCGGCCCGCACTACAATGCCTCCAAGGCCGGCATGGAGGGCCTCACACGGGGCTATGCCGCGCGGCTGGTGAAGGAAGGCATCACCGTCAACGCCGTGGCGCCGTCGCTGATCGAGACCGACATGATGAGCGGCCAGCCGCAACTCATCAGCCGCATCCCGCTCGGCCGCTTCGGCACCGCGGACGAGGTGGCGAAAGCCGTGATGCTGCTGGTGGACAATGCGTATATGACCGGGCAGACGATCGCGTTGAGCGGCGGGATGGCGTTTAACTAA
- the phnG gene encoding phosphonate C-P lyase system protein PhnG yields MDSVTQHITQQAQRQAAMAVLAHAEAGEIAARLRTISLPGHQDLREPENGLVMLRGRVGGDGAPFNLGEATVSRAAVRLASGEIGFGYTLGRDSEKARLIALCDALVQSRDFSVAVQRDVIAPLREQLMVRRKQQAEETAATKVDFYTMVRGEG; encoded by the coding sequence GTGGATTCAGTGACCCAGCACATCACGCAGCAAGCCCAGCGCCAGGCCGCCATGGCCGTGCTGGCGCACGCGGAGGCGGGCGAGATCGCCGCCCGTCTCCGCACGATCTCCTTGCCCGGCCATCAGGATTTGCGTGAACCGGAGAACGGTCTGGTGATGCTGCGCGGCCGGGTCGGCGGCGACGGCGCGCCGTTCAATCTGGGTGAGGCGACCGTGTCGCGCGCCGCGGTGCGGCTTGCCAGCGGCGAGATCGGCTTCGGCTACACGCTCGGGCGCGACAGTGAGAAGGCGCGGCTGATCGCCCTGTGCGACGCATTGGTGCAATCGCGCGATTTCAGCGTGGCGGTCCAGCGCGACGTAATCGCACCGTTGCGCGAGCAGCTTATGGTCAGACGCAAGCAGCAGGCCGAAGAGACGGCTGCGACGAAGGTTGATTTCTACACCATGGTGCGCGGTGAAGGGTGA
- the phnH gene encoding phosphonate C-P lyase system protein PhnH, with amino-acid sequence MTTIAELPPGFADKVLSAQSTFRSVMDAMARPGTVQRIVPMAGTAGPMMRGTAAIALTLFDHDTPLWLDARMAESADVLKWLKFHTGAPVIQDSSIAAFALISDGMLLPNLERFALGTNEYPDRSTTVIIQVESLDSGRNFELRGPGIDGVATLAASFKPFDLFEQLRFNETLFPRGIDLVLVADDAVVAIPRTTRVMSKGG; translated from the coding sequence ATGACAACGATTGCGGAATTGCCGCCGGGGTTCGCCGACAAGGTGTTGTCGGCGCAATCGACCTTTCGCTCGGTCATGGACGCGATGGCGCGGCCCGGCACGGTCCAGCGCATCGTGCCGATGGCTGGAACGGCAGGACCCATGATGCGCGGCACCGCCGCGATCGCGCTGACGCTGTTCGATCACGACACGCCGCTTTGGCTCGATGCGCGCATGGCCGAGAGCGCAGACGTCCTGAAGTGGCTCAAATTCCACACCGGTGCGCCGGTGATTCAGGATTCCTCGATTGCGGCCTTCGCGCTGATCAGCGACGGCATGTTGCTGCCCAATCTCGAGCGCTTTGCGCTCGGCACCAACGAATATCCTGACCGTTCGACCACCGTGATCATTCAGGTCGAGAGCCTGGATTCAGGGCGAAACTTTGAACTCCGCGGGCCCGGCATCGACGGCGTCGCGACGCTTGCAGCTTCGTTCAAGCCCTTCGATCTGTTCGAGCAGCTGCGTTTCAACGAGACGCTGTTTCCGCGCGGCATCGACCTGGTTCTGGTGGCCGATGATGCCGTGGTCGCGATCCCGCGCACCACGCGCGTCATGAGCAAGGGAGGCTAG
- a CDS encoding carbon-phosphorus lyase complex subunit PhnI — MYVAVKGGERAIENAHRLLANARRGDQSVAEVSLDQISEQLGLAVDRVMSEGSLYDRELAALAIKQARGDLIEAIFLVRAFRATLPRFGASEPVNTGAMRVQRRVSSTFKDIPGGQILGPTFDYTHRLLDPSLTQGFVPDAPAVAEASTAPTPRVTDILGRDGLIESSPQADDGAVVGDLTREPLNFPADRDLRLQNLARGDEGFLLAMGYSTQRGYGRNHPFAGEIRFGEVEVEFAAEDVGFAVPLGSIELTECQMVNQFKGSATEAPCFTRGYGLAFGQSERKTMSMALVDRALRARELGEEALAPAQDEEFVLSHSDNVQATGFVEHLKLPHYVDFQSELGLLRKLRKEFAEASPEASAPDAIKEAAE, encoded by the coding sequence ATGTATGTCGCAGTCAAAGGCGGCGAACGCGCCATCGAGAACGCCCATCGCCTGCTCGCCAACGCCAGGCGCGGCGACCAGAGCGTTGCGGAAGTCTCGCTCGACCAGATCTCGGAACAGCTTGGGCTCGCCGTCGACCGCGTCATGAGCGAAGGCTCGCTCTATGACCGCGAGCTCGCGGCGCTCGCGATCAAGCAGGCGCGCGGCGATCTGATCGAGGCGATCTTTCTGGTTCGCGCCTTCCGCGCCACCCTGCCGCGCTTCGGCGCCAGCGAGCCTGTTAACACCGGCGCGATGCGGGTGCAGCGGCGGGTGTCGTCGACCTTCAAGGACATTCCCGGCGGCCAGATCCTCGGGCCGACCTTCGACTATACCCACCGTCTGCTCGATCCCTCGCTCACCCAGGGTTTCGTGCCGGACGCACCGGCCGTGGCCGAAGCGTCCACGGCGCCAACGCCGCGCGTGACCGACATTCTCGGCCGCGACGGGCTGATCGAATCATCGCCGCAGGCGGACGACGGCGCCGTCGTCGGCGATCTCACGCGGGAGCCGCTGAACTTTCCGGCGGACCGCGACCTGCGCCTGCAAAATCTCGCCCGCGGCGACGAAGGCTTCCTGCTGGCGATGGGCTACTCCACGCAACGCGGCTATGGCCGCAACCATCCCTTCGCCGGCGAGATCCGCTTCGGCGAGGTCGAGGTGGAATTCGCCGCCGAAGACGTCGGTTTCGCCGTGCCGCTCGGTTCGATCGAGCTCACGGAGTGCCAGATGGTCAACCAGTTCAAGGGATCGGCGACGGAAGCGCCGTGCTTCACGCGCGGCTATGGTCTTGCCTTTGGCCAGAGCGAGCGCAAGACCATGTCGATGGCGCTGGTGGATCGTGCTTTGCGTGCCCGCGAGCTCGGTGAAGAGGCCCTGGCCCCGGCGCAAGATGAAGAATTCGTGTTGTCGCATTCGGATAACGTCCAGGCGACCGGCTTCGTCGAGCATCTGAAGCTGCCGCATTATGTCGACTTCCAGTCCGAGCTCGGTCTGTTGCGCAAGCTGCGCAAGGAATTTGCCGAAGCTTCGCCTGAAGCCAGCGCCCCCGATGCCATAAAGGAGGCCGCGGAATGA
- a CDS encoding alpha-D-ribose 1-methylphosphonate 5-phosphate C-P-lyase PhnJ, whose product MNAPTYNFAYLDEQTKRMIRRAILKAIAIPGYQVPFASREMPMPYGWGTGGVQVTAAILGPRDVLKVIDQGSDDTTNAISIRKFFAKTAGVATTTSTDEATVIQTRHRIPEASLHQSQVLVYQVPIPEPLRFLEPRETETRRMHALAEYGLMHVKLYEDIARFGHIATAYAYPVKVNARYVMDPSPTPKFDNPKMDNCPALQLFGAGREKRIYAIPPYTQVVSLDFEDHPFEPYRFNAPCALCAAENSYLDEIVTDDEGSRMFVCSDTDYCEGRQAAGHHGALSAAPYKDKAEGGANG is encoded by the coding sequence ATGAACGCGCCCACCTACAACTTCGCCTATCTCGACGAGCAGACCAAGCGGATGATCCGCCGCGCGATCCTGAAAGCGATCGCGATCCCCGGCTATCAGGTGCCGTTCGCCAGCCGCGAAATGCCGATGCCCTACGGCTGGGGCACCGGCGGCGTGCAGGTGACGGCCGCGATCCTCGGCCCTAGGGACGTGCTGAAAGTGATCGACCAGGGGTCTGACGACACCACCAACGCGATCTCGATCCGCAAGTTCTTTGCCAAGACCGCCGGCGTTGCGACCACGACGTCGACCGACGAGGCCACCGTGATTCAGACCCGCCACCGCATTCCTGAAGCATCGCTCCACCAAAGCCAGGTGCTGGTCTATCAGGTGCCGATCCCGGAGCCGCTGCGCTTCCTCGAACCGCGCGAGACCGAGACGCGGCGTATGCATGCGCTCGCCGAATACGGGTTGATGCATGTGAAGCTCTATGAGGACATCGCCCGCTTCGGTCACATCGCGACCGCCTACGCCTATCCGGTGAAGGTCAACGCCCGCTACGTGATGGACCCGTCACCGACGCCGAAATTTGACAATCCCAAGATGGACAATTGCCCGGCGCTGCAATTGTTCGGCGCCGGCCGCGAGAAGCGGATCTATGCGATCCCGCCCTATACGCAGGTGGTGTCGCTCGATTTCGAGGATCATCCGTTCGAGCCCTACCGTTTCAACGCGCCCTGCGCGCTCTGTGCGGCCGAAAATTCCTATCTCGACGAGATCGTCACCGACGACGAGGGCAGCCGCATGTTCGTCTGCTCGGACACTGACTATTGCGAGGGACGTCAGGCCGCCGGCCATCACGGTGCCCTGAGTGCTGCGCCCTACAAGGACAAGGCGGAGGGAGGAGCCAATGGCTGA